The following nucleotide sequence is from Barnesiella viscericola DSM 18177.
GCGTCGTATTGGAAGTTGGCGATTTCCTGACGTTTGGCTTCCAGTTCGGCCGGAGTATCGAAGGCGATATAGGCTTTGCCGGCTTCGAGCAGCTGGTCTACATATTTGCGGTAGATCTCTTTCCGCTCCGATTGCCGGTAGGGACCGTAGTTGCCGCCGTAGCTCACCCCTTCGTCAAAGTGAATGCCCAGCCATTCGAGTGCCTCGATGATGTAGGCCTCGGCACCGGGAACAAACCGATGGGAGTCGGTGTCTTCGATACGGAAAATCAGGTCGCCATGGTGTTGCTTGGCAAACAGGTAGTTATAGAGAGCGGTACGGACTCCGCCGATGTGCAAGGGGCCCGTGGGGCTGGGCGCGAAACGCACCCGTACTTTTCTTTCGGTCATATTCATAGGGTTGAAAAACTCGGCAAAATTAAACATTTTTTTCGATTTAGCCTATACGCATGCCCTATATTATAGGGGGTGAGGGGCTAATCGTTCAGTTCGTTCAGGATTTTCTGCAAGGCTTCGTCGGTCTCGAAGAGCTTCGACTTGCAGAATTTGAGCAGTTCGAGCGAACGGGCGGTACATTTTTGCAGCTCGTCGATTTCGTATTCGTTGTTTTGCAGCTTGGTGACAATCGATTCCAACTCGGTTATCGCCTGGGCATAGGAGATTTCGGTTTTCTTGGCCATATCGGTATCTATTTGGTTTTCGAGGATTGGGTGGTTTCGACCCGGCTGACGACCGAACCGTCAGCCAGCAGGGTCTCTATGGTCTCGCCGGGGGCGAGATTGGTCACGCTCTTGACGACACATCCTTGATGCAGGGTGAGGCTATACCCCCGTTGCAGTAGCGACTGGGGTGAGACCAGCTCGACGGTGTTTGCCAGTTGGTCGAGTCGGGAGCGCTCGGCGTCGAGTCGGGAGCGCAGGGCATGTTTTATATGTTCGAGCCACAGCTCGGATTTGTGCCGTTCGTTCAGAATGCGTCGCTCGACCAGCATCGGCAGGGCCGAGGTGGTGCGTTGCAATGTCTGTTTCTCGCGTTGCAGCCGGTCGCGCACCGCCTCGCTTATCGAGAGGGAGAGCCCGGCCACGTGTAGGTCGGCTTCGTGCAGGCGGGCGATAATCCACTCGGCGGCGGCCGTCGGGGTCTTGACCCGGGTATTGGCCACCAGGTCGATGACGGTGTCGTCGCGCTCGTGACCGATGCCGGTGATGACGGGCAGGGGGAACTGGGCCACGTTGGCGGCCAGCGGGTAGCTGTCGAAACTGTTGAGGTCGGAGGTGGCGCCTCCACCCCGAATGATGACCACGCCGTCGAACAACTCCTCGTGGCAGGCAATGCGGTCGAGAGCCTCGATGATGGAGCGTTCGGTCTGCTCGCCCTGCATCGAGGCCGGGAAGAGTGCCGTGTAGACGCGGTAGCCGTAGGGATTGTTTTGCAGCTGGTTCATGAAGTCGCCATACCCGGCGGCCGAGGGGGAGGAGATGATGGCAAACCGTTGCGGCAACGGTGGCCACACGAGCTCCTTGTTCATGTCGGCCACCCCTTCGTCGCGCAGCTGCTGCAAGATGGCTGCTCTGCGGCGGGCAGCATCGCCCAGGGTGTAGGTGGGGTCGATGTCGTGAATGGTGAGGCTATACCCGTACAGCTCGTGGAAGACGGGCGAGACCAGAACGAGAATCTTGATGCCCGAGGTGAAGAGCTGTCCGGTCGATTGCTCGAACCAGGGGCGCAACAGCCTGAACGTAGTGGCCCATATCGTGGCCCGGGCTTTGGCTACGGTACGCCCCGTAGACTCCTCCTTTTCAATGAGTTCGAGGTAGCAGTGGCCCGAGGGGTGTATGCGGGCCTCGCTGACTTCGGCCCGCACCCAGTAACGTTCGGGTAGAGCCTCCTGTAAGGCGTCGCGCACGCGGGCGTTCAGTTCGAGCAGTGAAAATTCTTTTCGTCCGGCACTCATAACCTTCGTATCTTTTGAGTCCAACAAAACTGTCGGCCGCGAGCCGACAGGATATATATACCGGGGTTCAACCCGGTGAGGTCGAGCGTCTCTCCCTCGGTGAGGCGATGCCTTTGCACCAGCGAGCCCCCCGGGTTGTAGATGCAGAGGTCGAGGCTCTCTTCCCCGGCGGGTAGAGCCTTGACCGAGATGACGGGACTCCCCTCGCGGTAGGATAGTTGCAGCGGAGCATCGGTCATGTGGGCAGTCTCTATGGCCGCTCCCTGGCGGTAGGCGGCGTAGAAGTCGGGAATGCCGTAGCCCAGCAGCGAGTCGGGCGCGAGGTATTGCGAGCTGTTTTGCTGAATGAGCGAGATGATTTCCAGGGCCGACAGTTGTGGCAGAGCCTGCCACAGACAGGCGGTGAGCCCGGCCATGATGGGGGCCGAAAACGAGGTGCCGTTTTGCCATTGCAGATTCCCTTCGGAATCGATGATGGCGGCCGGTGCTCCAATGGCCACTACGTCGGGTTTCACCCGGCCGTCGGCCGTAGGGCCGGCTCCCGAGAAATAGGCCGGTTGGCGGTTGGCGGAGATTGCCCCTACGGAGAGTACTCCCGCCACATCGGCGGGAAAGGTTATCTTTTGCCACTCATTTATCCGTTCGTTCCCG
It contains:
- the xseA gene encoding exodeoxyribonuclease VII large subunit, producing MSAGRKEFSLLELNARVRDALQEALPERYWVRAEVSEARIHPSGHCYLELIEKEESTGRTVAKARATIWATTFRLLRPWFEQSTGQLFTSGIKILVLVSPVFHELYGYSLTIHDIDPTYTLGDAARRRAAILQQLRDEGVADMNKELVWPPLPQRFAIISSPSAAGYGDFMNQLQNNPYGYRVYTALFPASMQGEQTERSIIEALDRIACHEELFDGVVIIRGGGATSDLNSFDSYPLAANVAQFPLPVITGIGHERDDTVIDLVANTRVKTPTAAAEWIIARLHEADLHVAGLSLSISEAVRDRLQREKQTLQRTTSALPMLVERRILNERHKSELWLEHIKHALRSRLDAERSRLDQLANTVELVSPQSLLQRGYSLTLHQGCVVKSVTNLAPGETIETLLADGSVVSRVETTQSSKTK
- the xseB gene encoding exodeoxyribonuclease VII small subunit; the encoded protein is MAKKTEISYAQAITELESIVTKLQNNEYEIDELQKCTARSLELLKFCKSKLFETDEALQKILNELND